A genomic stretch from Eptesicus fuscus isolate TK198812 chromosome 15, DD_ASM_mEF_20220401, whole genome shotgun sequence includes:
- the LOC103286434 gene encoding olfactory receptor 13C7-like, whose amino-acid sequence MDRSNQSSPVVGFILLGLSAHPKLEKTFFVLILLMYLVILLGNGVLILVTISDSHLHTPMYFFLGNLSFLDICYTTSSVPLILDSFLTPRKTIPFSACAVQMFLSFAMGATECVLLGMMAFDRYVAICNPLRYPMVMSKAAYVPMAAGSWAAGITNSVVQTSQAMRLPFCGDNIINHFTCEILAVLKLACADISINVLSMVVANMIFLGIPVLFIFVSYIFILTTILRIPSAEGRRKAFSTCSAHLTVVVVFYGTILFMYGKPKSKDPLGADKQDLSDKLISLFYGVVTPMLNPIIYSLRNKDVKAAVKNLVRQKHLTK is encoded by the coding sequence ATGGACAGGTCCAATCAGTCCTCCCCAGTGGTGGGGTTCATTCTCCTGGGCCTCTCTGCCCACCCAAAACTGGAGAAAACCTTCTTTGTGCTCATCCTGCTGATGTACCTGGTGATCCTGCTTGGCAACGGGGTCCTCATCCTGGTGACCATCTCTGactcccacctgcacacacccatgtacttcttcctgggGAACCTCTCCTTCCTGGACATCTGCTACACAACCTCCTCAGTTCCCCTCATTCTTGACAGCTTCCTGACCCCCAGGAAAACCATCCCCTTCTCAGCCTGTGCTGTgcagatgtttctctcctttgccATGGGAGCCACGGAGTGTGTGCTTCTGGGCATGATGGCGTTCGATcgctatgtggccatctgcaACCCCCTGAGATACCCCATGGTCATGAGCAAGGCTGCCTACGTGCCCatggctgctggctcctgggcagctggCATCACCAACTCAGTAGTTCAGACATCCCAGGCCATGAGGCTGCCCTTCTGTGGCGATAACATCATCAACCACTTCACCTGTGAGATCCTGGCTGTCCTGAAGTTAGCTTGTGCTGACATCTCCATCAATGTGCTCAGCATGGTTGTGGCCAACATGATCTTCCTAGGCATCCCAGTCCTGTTCATATTTGTCTCCTACATCTTTATCCTCACCACTATCCTGAGGATCCCCTCggctgaggggaggagaaaggcctTCTCTACCTGCTCTGCCCACCTCACAGTTGTGGTCGTCTTCTATGGGACCATCCTCTTCATGTACGGGAAACCCAAATCCAAGGACCCTCTGGGGGCAGACAAACAGGACCTTTCAGACAAGCTCATATCCCTCTTCTATGGGGTGGTGACCCCCATGCTCAACCCCAtcatctacagcctgaggaacaAGGACGTGAAGGCTGCTGTGAAGAACCTGGTACGTCAGAAACACCTAACTAAGTGA